The Labilibaculum sp. sequence TGAGGTATCGATGCATTCGATTTTAAATTAATACCTTCTTCTATATAGCACGACTGTAAATCTTTTATTTGATCATATTGGGTTAACCTTCTAATTCTAATTACATGATAAACATCGTTATAAATTGTAATGGTACCCATCGCAGCATGAAAATCTACTTCAAAATACGACATGATTTTTTGAGTAACCCGTGTAAACTCTTCTAAATCACATTTTTTGTCAGTTACCAAATAAATGTAATGAGGCTTAATGTCTTTTTGAATTCCTTCATAATATTCATAGTAGCCGGGAAAAGGGTTGGTAGCTTCTAAAACAATTGTATTAGGCAATATTTTGCTGTCAATAACTTCAAGGGTTTCCTCTTTAAGCAGGCTTCCGAATTTAACTACAAAGTTCTTATCAGTCATAGGAGAAGGATTTTCAGGTTTTTATTGAGATTGTCTTATTTAAACTTAGTAAAAATTGCGAGTAAAAACAAGGCCTTAAACGCTTTTAAATAAGGTAATTTTTCGTTAATGATCTCTTGTGAAAATAGGATCATTTTTTTTTGAAAGCATTGGATTGTACATGTATCCATCCAAATCAAAAGCTTTTAATTCTTCGGGATCGGTAATTTTATTCTGAATAATGAATCGAGTCATTAATCCTCTTGCTTTTTTGGCAAAGAAGCTAATCATTTTGTATTCCCCATTTTTTAAGTCTTTAAAAATAGGAGTGATTATTTCGGCTTCAATCTTCTTTTTATTGATGGCTTTAAAGTATTCGTTAGAGGCTAGATTTATTAAATGATTGTGATTGTTTTCTTTTAAACTTTGATTAATTGATTTGGTGATTGATTCGCCCCAGAATTGATACAAATTATCTCCTCTGCCCGTTTTTATCTTTTTGCCCATTTCAAGACGATAGGCCTGAATCAAATCCATTGGTTTAAGAACGCCATATAGTCCGGAAAGGATTCTAAGATCGGTTTGGGATCTTAGAAAATCTTCCTCAGAGAAAGAGGAGGCATCAATACCCGTATAAACATCGCCTTTAAAGGCCAATAAAGCTTGTTTTGAATTTTCTGCTGTAAAGGGAGTATTCCACTCGTGGAATCTTTCAAAATTCAGTTGTGCAAGTTTCGGACTGATTCCCATCAGGTCGGCAATGTCATCGACTTTCAGTTTTCGAAGCTCTTTGATTAAAAGATTGGATTCTTTTAAAAATGAAGCATCAGAATGTATGTTTGAGAGTGCCGGACTTTCAAAATCCAGTGTTTTGGCAGGTGATATTACAATTAGCATAGAGTATTTTTTATGATTGAATTTAAAATTACTTATAATTGCCTGAAACATCAATAGTGTTTATCATTATTGATAAAGACTTAGTTTTTGTCTATGAACCAATCCTAAAAAACAAAAGGGTGCTCTGATTAAGAACACCCTCTGATTTAACCGCCTCAAATTGCTATAAATTTTTATCCGGATATAAATCCTGCCACCATTGTGCTTGTTTTTTTAAGTGTTTTGCGAAATAGGCAAATATGGTGTTGTTCCAAAGTATTCGTTGGGTATAATTCTTAATGTGATGATCTTGATTCTTTACCTGAACAAAATCGACATCTTTCCACAGTAATTTTAATGCCTGATACATTTGAATGCTTTCACCAAGAGGTACATTCGTGTCAACACTTCCGTGAATTAGTAACATTGGTGTTACAACTTTATCAGCATTGAATAATGGACTTTGATCGATATATAGATTTCGATTGTTCCAAGGAAATGATTTACCGGAAGCATTCACACTGTAAGAATATCCCCAATATCCTTCGCCCCAGTAACTGGTAATGTCACTAATTCCGGCGTGTGAAATGGCTGCAGCAAAAATATTGGTTCTTGTTTGCAGCAACATCGTCATAAATCCACCGTAGGATGCACCAATACAACCTACGTGATCTGCATCAGCAAAAGAATGAGCTTTTAAGAATTTTTTAGTTCCCTCAATAATTTCATCAGCAGTGGTAATTCCCCAGTTGTTTTGGTGTTCTGCTGAGAATTCCTGCCCAAAACCAACGGCTCCGCTTGGCTGAAGCAGATAAACAACATATCCCATTGATGCATAAAGATTCAAAGGATATCGGCCGCCATAGCTTCTTTCAACGGGTGATGTGCCTGCATAATAGTTTACAATTACAGGATATTTTTTATTGGAGTCGAAATTTGGAGGATAGTAAATTCTTCCAATAATGGTTTTGCCATCTTCTTTGGTGAAATTCCAGTCTTCTGTTTTTCCAAATTTCACGTTTTTTAGATTTTGTTTTTGCGGATTAGAGATTAGCTTACTTGTATTCGAAGCCAATTCATAAACAAAAGCTTTGTAAGGTGAAGATATGCTGCATGCCGTGCAGGCAATGTTTTTTCCGTCGGCCGAAAGGCTAAAGTTGCCAATAACATCTGAATTTATTTGTAAAGCGTTGAATTCCTTATTAGTTGGTTGGTAACGATACAGTCGGATGTAATCTTTATCATTTGCTTTTAAATAGATATTCTTGTCCCTTTTGTTCCAAACAGCCTGGCTAACTGATGGGTCGAAATCAATTGTGATTGGTTCGGCTTTTTTGTTTTTCAGATCGAAAATGTACAATTGTCCGTCGTAATTATTGGCCAATGGCTGTTTTCCAATGTTTTCGCCAAGTTTCCCAAAGCAGGAAGGACCTGCCTGAACCAAAAGCTGAGTGCCGTCAGGAGAGTATTTTGCCGAACCACCAAAAAGTTTGTCTTTCCAGATGGTATCAATCTCGAAAGTTTCGAGGTTCATCTGATAAAGATTTTGTTTATCGTAAGGATATTCCTCGTAATCGGGACGTGATTGAGAAAAAAGAATGTATTTGCTGTCGGGACTGATATCCTGCAAGCCGGTTGTGATCGTTCCATAAGTTAAGCGTTGTTTTACGCCGCTGTCAACATCCAGTTTGTATAAGAAACTTCGGGTTCGAAACCAAGGCAAACGATCTTCCATTCCTTGAATTTTTCTGATTTTCCAATCTTCCGAATAATCTTTCGTTACTGAGAAAATGATTTGTTTCCCATCGGGAGTCCAGTTGTAATCCGAAAAATCAGCAATACTATTGGCAATTTCCGTTTCTCTTCCGTTTTCAAAATCAAAAATAAAAAGGCTTGTTTTTTCGTTGTATTCTTTGGTGTACGAAATACGGTTTCCTGTAGGCAGCCACTGAATATTTGCCAGTTGACTTCCCCGGAAGGAGTATAAGATTTTTCCGCTCTCAATTTCCTGAATTTCTTTCCAGTTCTCACTATTGTCCGATGGAGGAAGTGTTCTGCTGTAACTAAGTAAGGCAAATTTACCATCAGAAGATAATTCGATGTTTCGTACATTTTCGCCATCCAATATTTTATGAATGGTAACGCTTTGTTGCGGCGATAAGGATAATTTTATATTGTTTTCATCCCAGGGCTTATTTGGAGTAATACCAAGTTTAAAGTCGTTCTTTTTCCCGCTTACAACTTTTACAAGGATGCAGTGTTTACCGGGTTCAATCTTAAGTTCTTCCGAAAGCTCCTTGGCATCATCAGTTTCTGCCTTGTAGTGTGAAATCTTTTTTTCTCCATCGATATACACTTCAAGAAGTGGATAGGCTTCTATAATTAATTTTGCTTGCATCCATTCATCCGCAGAGAAATAAGACGCATAAAACAAAAGACTGTTTTCGGCAGATTTGCTGCCTGTAAAACCTTTTTTATTGGTGGCTGTTTTGCTCCATTGTAAGTTTTCACCGTTCCACTTTAAATTGTCCTTTTCAGCAGGTTGAAGTTCATCTATTTCAAGCTGATTGTCCTGTAAAAGGTTTTGTAATTCGAAGGTTTTTCCTTCGATGTTTTTTGTAGAGTGGAAAGCTGGTAGTTGTAAACTTACAGGATCGGTTTGAAGCCAGTTTTCAATTGTAATGCTTTTGCTGTTCTCTTTTTGTGCGAAGCTGCATGTGGTTGCAGTTAGCAGTACCATCATTGTAGGTACAAAATATCTTTTCATGTGTTTATAATTTGATTTTTATTTGTCACATGGAACACCCAAATTGCAAGCATCTTCCTGTGTGTAAAGCATTTTATATGGGTGTTTCATCTGTTTATAATTTTAAGTTTTTGTCAGATAGCCTGTCCCGAACTTGTTTCGGGAGAATTTAGCCTGCTTAGATGATCATTTCGCAGTGTGTTAAAACCGTTTTGGCATTTTAAACATCAATACTATGGAATTTTAGTTTGATAAAAAAGGATATTTGTTGGGAAACCAGTCCTTTTTAGATATCTGTGCCGTTTAACACGATAAGTGCAAATTCATTTGTTTTTTATTCAATATTTTGGGAGTTGAAAAAAAAAATAAAGGTCAAGTTATAATGATTTAATGAAAATGACTTATATTTGTTTTACTTAAAAAACGGAGGAAAGCTATGAATACAATTGTCACATCATCACCTTGCACTTATAAGAGCTAAATCAGCTTAAGCTTTCCGTATTCACATTAATTTTTATTTTTTTATTGTAACGGGGGCGAAAGCCACTCGATACGTATATCTACACACCTAAAATTTTGGAGGGTAAATTATGAGCACATCAATGTATTGCTGCGGGCAAGCCACGGTGAAAGATCCGGTTGGCAATAAAACAAATTGTTTTAGAATAAGAGAAAGAGTAAACGAGTTTATTGAACATCAAAAACGAAAACAGAATGCACCATAATATAAGAGTAAGGGAAGGAATTTTAGATCAATTAAATAAGCTTGGGAGACTGTGGAACTATTTTCTGGAGGCACTCTCGGGAAGTGAAAAAATATATACCAACGGGAAGATTAGCAAAGCGCTTTTTATGCTTGCGATTCCTATGGTATTGGAAATGATTTTTGAATCGGTATTTGCTGTGGCCGATATATTTTTCGTTTCCAAATTGGGTGACGACGCTGTGGCTACAGTAGGAATTACCGAGTCGGTGATCACCATTGTGTATGCAATAGGTTTTGGATTATCGATGGCAACAACCGCTTTGGTTGCCCGGCGCATAGGCGAGAACAAACCAGAAGAAGCATCAAAGGTTTCATTTCAGGCCATTGTAACAGGTGTGTTTGTATCTGTATTTATTGCGTTTGCCGGGATTTTTTACTCGAAGGATTTATTGGCTTTAATGGGAGCTAATTCAACCATTGTGAATGAAATGTCGGGCTATGCGACCATTATTTTGGGAAGTAACGTGATTATCATGCTTCTTTTCATCAATAATGCCATATTTCGTTCGGCGGGTGATGCTGCTTTATCGATGAGGGTATTAATTGTTGCGAATTGTTTGAATCTTGTTTTGGATCCATTGTTGATTTTTGGTTGGGGACCAATCCCGGCCATGGGAGTAGAAGGAGCCGCTATTGCTACAAGTCTGGGACGAGGCTTGGCGGTAGTTTACCAATTTGTTATGCTTGGCAAGGGAAAAGGGAAGATTCATTTAAAATGGAAACATATTCAGCTAAAATGGGCGACAATTAAACAATTGGTCAGCTTATCGGTTGGAGGAATAGGGCAAAGCATCATTGCTACATCGAGTTGGATTGGTTTGATGAGGATCATGGCAGAATTTGGAAGTGCAGCCATAGCCGGTTACACCATTGCCATTCGGCTGCTGATATTCATCCTCCTGCCTTCCTGGGGATTGAGCAACGCTGCAGCGACATTGGTTGGTCAGAACTTGGGAGCAAATCAGCCGGAAAGGGCTGAGAAATCGGTTTGGGCTGCAGGAAAAATTAATGTCGTATTTTTGGGCTTAATGGGAATTGTTTTTTACCTGTTTCCACGTTTTTTTATTGAATTATTTACTCCGGATGAATTCATTGTAAGTAACGGAATTCAAGCATTGCAAATAATCAGCATGGGTTTTGTTTTTTATGGTTTAGGAATGGTACTGCTGAATGCAATAAACGGAGCCGGAGATACCCGGACACCAACCTATTTTAATCTGATTAGTTTCTGGATTATTGAAATTCCACTTGCTTATTTCCTGGCCATTCAATTGGGTTGGGATGAAAAGGGAGTATTTTATTCGATAATAATAGCAGAAATGACGCTTACATTAATTGCCCTTTTTTGGTTTAAACAAGGGAAGTGGAAGTTGATGAAAGTATAGTGAATAAAGCCTGAGGAACAACGAATGTTTCTTCAGGCTTTTTTTTACAGTGAAACAGTTAATAGCCGGATTTTGGTTACTAAGCAGAGAAATTTTGTTTTATAATGAAGGAGAGAATACCGCATAGTGAGGCAGCGTTTGAAGGATGCTTACCGTAAAAAGTTGCGATGCTGTTCGCAAAAAATTGCGGTAAGCATAAAATGTGAAGGCTATGGTTTGTGATCGTTTTTTTCAAAATAGCTGTTCAATTAACTGATATTGCATATTCAAATGTTGTGTTGAGAATTAATTCTAAATAAAAATCCCTCTTAAAGCAATTTAAGAGGGATTTTCTGTTTGTTTTTGAATGGTTACCTTCTCTCCAGCTGCACAATATTCTCCACATGATGTGTGTGCGGGAACATATCAACAGCCTGTACTTTGGTTACTTTGTAGGCTTCGTCCATCATAGCTAAATCGCGTGCCTGAGTAGCCGAATTACAGCTCACATAAACAATGCGTTTTGGAGCAGCGTGCAGAATGGTTTCAACCACATCGGTGTGCATTCCTGCCCGTGGCGGATCGACAATAATGGTGTCCGGCTGGCCGTGAAGCTCAATGAATTCTTTGGTGAGAACATTTTTCATATCCCCGGCGAAAAATTCAGTGTTGCTGATTCCGTTAATTTCAGAATTCACCTTAGCATCGGCAATGGCCTCGGGAACGTATTCAATTCCGATAACTTTTTTTGCCTGTTTTGCAATAAAATTAGCAATGGTTCCGGTTCCGGTATACAAATCGTAAACTACTTCGTCACCTGTTAATTCGGCAAATTCTCGTGTTTTGCAATACAAATTGTAGGCTTGCTCCGAATTGGTTTGGTAGAACGATTTTGGACCAATTTTAAAACGCAGATCTTCCATTTGCTCAAAAATATGATCTACACCTTTGTACAAGATGGCATCCTGATCGGTAATTGAGTCGTTGGCTTTTTCATTAATGATATACATCAATGAAGAGATTTCCGGGAATTTTTCTGCCAGATGATTCAATAATCCTTCCCGCTTCTCAACATCTTCATGGTAAAATACCACAATAATCATGTTGTCGCCGGTTGTTGAGGTTCTAATTACCAATGTCCGCAGAAATCCTTCCTGATTTCTGATATCGAAAAAGGATAAGTTGTTTGCAAAAGCATATTCTTTAACGGCCAAACGAACAGCATTTGATGGTTCCGGCTGCAGGTGACATTTGTTAATATCAACCACCTTGTCGAATAATTTTGGTACGTGAAAACCAAGAGCAGGAGTTCTTTTTATATCATCGCTAAGTGCAATTTCCTCATTGGTAAGATAACGCTTGTTCGAAAAAGTAAATTCAAGTTTGTTGCGGTAAAATTCAGTTTTTTCTGATGCCAGAATATCATTTATACCATTCAGTTCTACTTTGCCAATCCGTTCTAAATTGTCAATAACTTCCTGTTGTTTAAATTTTAGTTGTTCTTCGTAGGGTAGATTTTGCCATTTGCAGCCACCGCAAACCCCAAAATGCTCACAAAAAGCATCTATCTTCATGGGTGAATGTTTGTGAAAAGCAACAGGATAGCCTTCCATAAAACTTTTACGCTTTTTGTTGACTTGCACATCAACAATATCGCCTGGTATTACACCGGTAACAAATACGATTTTTTCATCAACTCTCCCAATCGCCTTGCCTTCGGCGGCTAACTTCTCTATTACTACTTTTTCCAGAAGTGGTTTTTGCTTTCTATTTCTTCCCACGCTTACAATTGATTTAATACGACGACAAAGATAGATAAAAGTAGAAAGGTCGAAAAGTAGAAAGGTTAAAAAGTGGATTAGCCTTGCCATTATTATTCGAAATCGCCTAAACTAAGGGGTGACAACTAAAATTTAATCGCTTTTGGCACTTAATTTTATATATTTACGATGTATTCCAAAGCCACATTTCAATTTTTATAAAAGTACTATGAACAAGTTACTTGCTGTTTTTGCAATGTTTGTATTGGTTTCGTGCGGAACAAAACAAACAACAAAAGTTCCATGTTTTGCATGGATGGGGGGGCCTGGTGAGGCCACAGATATTGAGTTAAAAGCAAATTTTACTGATTTAAAAGAAAAAGGAATTGATGGTTTGATGTACAACGGAGGTCATGATCCTTTGGTTTATCAGCGGGTAGGTAAAATTGCCAAAGAGGCAGGTCTCGAATTTCATACCTGGATACCAACTATGGTACAAGGACGTGATGAAAACATTCCTGCGGAATTGTATGCCGTTAATGGAAATGGGGAATCAGCTTACGAGAAACCTGCTTATGTTGATCATTACACATTTTTGTGTCCGAACAGGGAAGAGGTCTATCAATATTTGTCTGGATTATATACTAAAATAGCTGCCTTGCCGGAAGTTGATGGAATTCATTTGGACTATATCCGTTTCCCGGATGTAATTTTGGCGAAAGGACTTTGGAAGAAGTACGGTTTGGTAATGGATAAGGAGTATCCGGAGTTTGACTATTGTTACTGCGACAAGTGTAAAGCCGATTTCAAAGCTAAAACGGGTATTGAAATTGCCAATCAGACGGAAGCAAGAGATATTCAGGAGTGGAAACAATTCCGTCAGGATTTGATCACGAAATTAGTAAACCGTTTGGCTGAGGATGTACATGCGCAAGGAAAAGAAATTACAGCGGCGGTATTTCCCGGGCCTCATTCTCATGCAGTGAAAATGGTTCGTCAGGAGTGGGATAAATGGAATTTAGATGCTTTTTACCCAATGAATTATAACGATTTTTATCTGGAGGGCACAGAATGGGTTGGCAAGATGTGTAAGGAATCATCTGAAAGTGTAAAGGGAGAAAAACCTGTTTACAGCGGTTTATTCATTTGTCCAAAGCCTGATTCTAAGTCGAAAGAAGCAGATCCTGAAAATCACGGTTTATTGCCGGAGGAATTGGGCGAAGCAATACGCGAGTCGATGGTTAACGGAACAAAAGGAATTTGTTTGTTTACGCCCGATAGAATGACCGAAGCGCATTGGGTGGAATTTAAAAAAGCGATTTATAAAGATTATTCCAAGAATTAAGATTGAATAGATAGAAGACAAGGAAGGGAATTCCATTTGGAATTCCCTTTTTTGTTTTAAACTGATCGTTTTTTAAACTCTTTAAGAATTGATTTTACCTTGTTCAGATCAATGCCAGTATTAAGCCATTTAACTGCTGATTCAAGAGAACTAAATATTTTTATCGGCATATCAAACTCTTTTTTTAAGCCTTCAATAAACAGCGTAGTGTTTACAACCTGGTTTGGAGTATTGGTAAGAATAGCAATAC is a genomic window containing:
- a CDS encoding prolyl oligopeptidase family serine peptidase; this encodes MKRYFVPTMMVLLTATTCSFAQKENSKSITIENWLQTDPVSLQLPAFHSTKNIEGKTFELQNLLQDNQLEIDELQPAEKDNLKWNGENLQWSKTATNKKGFTGSKSAENSLLFYASYFSADEWMQAKLIIEAYPLLEVYIDGEKKISHYKAETDDAKELSEELKIEPGKHCILVKVVSGKKNDFKLGITPNKPWDENNIKLSLSPQQSVTIHKILDGENVRNIELSSDGKFALLSYSRTLPPSDNSENWKEIQEIESGKILYSFRGSQLANIQWLPTGNRISYTKEYNEKTSLFIFDFENGRETEIANSIADFSDYNWTPDGKQIIFSVTKDYSEDWKIRKIQGMEDRLPWFRTRSFLYKLDVDSGVKQRLTYGTITTGLQDISPDSKYILFSQSRPDYEEYPYDKQNLYQMNLETFEIDTIWKDKLFGGSAKYSPDGTQLLVQAGPSCFGKLGENIGKQPLANNYDGQLYIFDLKNKKAEPITIDFDPSVSQAVWNKRDKNIYLKANDKDYIRLYRYQPTNKEFNALQINSDVIGNFSLSADGKNIACTACSISSPYKAFVYELASNTSKLISNPQKQNLKNVKFGKTEDWNFTKEDGKTIIGRIYYPPNFDSNKKYPVIVNYYAGTSPVERSYGGRYPLNLYASMGYVVYLLQPSGAVGFGQEFSAEHQNNWGITTADEIIEGTKKFLKAHSFADADHVGCIGASYGGFMTMLLQTRTNIFAAAISHAGISDITSYWGEGYWGYSYSVNASGKSFPWNNRNLYIDQSPLFNADKVVTPMLLIHGSVDTNVPLGESIQMYQALKLLWKDVDFVQVKNQDHHIKNYTQRILWNNTIFAYFAKHLKKQAQWWQDLYPDKNL
- the yaaA gene encoding peroxide stress protein YaaA encodes the protein MLIVISPAKTLDFESPALSNIHSDASFLKESNLLIKELRKLKVDDIADLMGISPKLAQLNFERFHEWNTPFTAENSKQALLAFKGDVYTGIDASSFSEEDFLRSQTDLRILSGLYGVLKPMDLIQAYRLEMGKKIKTGRGDNLYQFWGESITKSINQSLKENNHNHLINLASNEYFKAINKKKIEAEIITPIFKDLKNGEYKMISFFAKKARGLMTRFIIQNKITDPEELKAFDLDGYMYNPMLSKKNDPIFTRDH
- a CDS encoding MATE family efflux transporter, whose translation is MHHNIRVREGILDQLNKLGRLWNYFLEALSGSEKIYTNGKISKALFMLAIPMVLEMIFESVFAVADIFFVSKLGDDAVATVGITESVITIVYAIGFGLSMATTALVARRIGENKPEEASKVSFQAIVTGVFVSVFIAFAGIFYSKDLLALMGANSTIVNEMSGYATIILGSNVIIMLLFINNAIFRSAGDAALSMRVLIVANCLNLVLDPLLIFGWGPIPAMGVEGAAIATSLGRGLAVVYQFVMLGKGKGKIHLKWKHIQLKWATIKQLVSLSVGGIGQSIIATSSWIGLMRIMAEFGSAAIAGYTIAIRLLIFILLPSWGLSNAAATLVGQNLGANQPERAEKSVWAAGKINVVFLGLMGIVFYLFPRFFIELFTPDEFIVSNGIQALQIISMGFVFYGLGMVLLNAINGAGDTRTPTYFNLISFWIIEIPLAYFLAIQLGWDEKGVFYSIIIAEMTLTLIALFWFKQGKWKLMKV
- the rlmD gene encoding 23S rRNA (uracil(1939)-C(5))-methyltransferase RlmD; its protein translation is MGRNRKQKPLLEKVVIEKLAAEGKAIGRVDEKIVFVTGVIPGDIVDVQVNKKRKSFMEGYPVAFHKHSPMKIDAFCEHFGVCGGCKWQNLPYEEQLKFKQQEVIDNLERIGKVELNGINDILASEKTEFYRNKLEFTFSNKRYLTNEEIALSDDIKRTPALGFHVPKLFDKVVDINKCHLQPEPSNAVRLAVKEYAFANNLSFFDIRNQEGFLRTLVIRTSTTGDNMIIVVFYHEDVEKREGLLNHLAEKFPEISSLMYIINEKANDSITDQDAILYKGVDHIFEQMEDLRFKIGPKSFYQTNSEQAYNLYCKTREFAELTGDEVVYDLYTGTGTIANFIAKQAKKVIGIEYVPEAIADAKVNSEINGISNTEFFAGDMKNVLTKEFIELHGQPDTIIVDPPRAGMHTDVVETILHAAPKRIVYVSCNSATQARDLAMMDEAYKVTKVQAVDMFPHTHHVENIVQLERR